Proteins from a single region of Temnothorax longispinosus isolate EJ_2023e unplaced genomic scaffold, Tlon_JGU_v1 HiC_scaffold_20, whole genome shotgun sequence:
- the LOC139823882 gene encoding uncharacterized protein → MRVLLENIFVDLLILCSFGFLNKDSKNNSCLNSSTDEQNESLNCMSQDVLESANCNRPKLDCVNINESFLNEESKNNSCLNSPIGEKDASPNCMSQDDSKSANCNGPELDCVSMNESFLNEESKNNSCLNSPIGEKDASLNCISQDDSKSANCNGSELDCVSMNESFLNEESKNNSCLNSPIGEKDASLNCMSQDDSESVNCNGSELDCVSINESFLNEESKNNSCLNSPIGEKDASLNCMSQDDSKSANCNGPELDCVSMNKSFLNEKSKNNSCLNSPIGEKDASLNCMSQDDSKSANCNGPELDCDSMNESFLNEESKNNSCLNSSIDEQNESLNCMSQDVVESANCNRPKLDCVNMNENS, encoded by the exons atgcgtgttttattagaaaatatttttgttgatcTACTGATATTGTGTAGTTTTG GTTTTCTTAACaaagattcaaaaaataattcctgTTTAAATTCGTCCACCGATGAGCAGAATGAATCTTTAAACTGTATGTCACAAGATGTTTTGGAGAGTGCAAATTGCAATAGGCCCAAATTAGATTGCGTCAATATAAACGAAA GTTTTCTTAACGAGGAATCGAAAAATAACTCCTGTTTAAATTCTCCTATTGGTGAGAAGGATGCATCTCCGAACTGTATGTCACAAGATGATTCAAAGAGTGCAAATTGCAATGGGCCCGAATTAGATTGCGTCAGTATGAACGAAA GTTTTCTTAACGAGGAATCGAAAAATAACTCCTGTTTAAATTCTCCCATTGGTGAGAAGGATGCATCTCTGAACTGTATTTCACAAGATGATTCGAAGAGTGCAAATTGCAATGGGTCCGAATTAGATTGCGTCAGTATGAACGAAA GTTTTCTTAACGAGGAATCGAAAAATAACTCTTGTTTAAATTCTCCCATTGGTGAGAAGGATGCATCTCTGAACTGTATGTCACAAGATGATTCGGAAAGTGTAAATTGCAATGGGTCCGAATTAGATTGCGTCAGTATAAACGAAA GTTTTCTTAACGAggaatcaaaaaataattcttgtttaAATTCTCCCATTGGTGAAAAGGATGCATCTCTGAACTGTATGTCACAAGATGATTCGAAGAGTGCAAATTGCAATGGGCCCGAATTAGATTGCGTCAGTATGAACAAAA GTTTTCTTAACgagaaatcgaaaaataacTCCTGTTTAAATTCTCCCATTGGTGAGAAGGATGCATCTCTGAACTGTATGTCACAAGATGATTCGAAGAGTGCAAATTGCAATGGGCCCGAATTAGATTGCGACAGTATGAACGAAA GTTTTCTTAACGAggaatcaaaaaataattcctgTTTAAATTCGTCCATCGATGAGCAGAATGAATCTTTGAACTGTATGTCACAAGATGTTGTGGAGAGTGCAAATTGCAATAGGCCCAAATTAGATTGCGTCAATATGAACGAAA ATTCTTAA